A single window of Colletotrichum higginsianum IMI 349063 chromosome 8, whole genome shotgun sequence DNA harbors:
- a CDS encoding 6-hydroxy-d-nicotine oxidase — MAVILTFTTLLAGLASVSSANPIPLQGCDELASFWSTVQGAASTACFFSPSSPQEVSTAVVAVRKGQCQFAVKSGNHYSFEASTIENGLVVDLAHLNRTTVSSDRKSAIIEPGSRWSSVYPILQEHNLTVPGGRMFGVGVGGLTLDGGISWLSNLHGLTCDNVLEYEVVLADGQIVTVTPGAYPDLYWALRGGGSNFGIVTKFNNANISANAAFFNWGDRLVETDLKSGGVLLWDANIDSSPTGTAIMTHSDTFADDAHPKALDGFYEVGPSNISAGNAYHDEIADGLVFPGGVNRNSFWTTSFELDGEMMQTVFDIWNEESKTIASLATQQLHLQLFTRSQLNFMKTNGGNPTGLAGQSRPVGFVNIVAMWEKAEDDETIYRAQKRIEDQINAASKERGLYNAYKYTNYASQFQDPFSGYGSASKARLLQIAKTYDPEGVFQMLVSGGFKLTRGPQGL; from the exons ATGGCAGTAATCTTAACCTTCACAACTCTGCTAGCGGGCTTGGCGTCTGTTTCGTCCGCCAACCCTATCCCTCTTCAGGGCTGTGACGAACTT GCATCCTTTTGGTCCACAGTCCAAGGAGCAGCCTCTACCGCATGCTTCTTCTCTCCTTCGAGTCCACAAGAGGTGTCAACGGCTGTTGTGGCCGTCCGTAAGGGCCAATGCCAGTTTGCCGTCAAGAGCGGCAACCATTATTCTTTCGAGGCCTCCACCATCGAGAACGGACTCGTCGTTGATCTTGCTCACCTGAACAGAACGACTGTCAGCAGTGACAGAAAGTCTGCCATTATCGAGCCTGGGTCGAGATGGTCCAGTGTGTATCCCATCCTGCAAGAGCATAACCTAACTGTGCCCGGTGGCCGGATGTTCGGCGTCGGTGTTGGCGGTCTCACCTTGGACG GAGGAATCTCTTGGCTGAGCAATCTGCACGGGCTGACTTGCGACAACGTCCTTGAGTACGAGGTGGTCCTAGCCGATGGCCAGATTGTGACAGTGACTCCCGGAGCTTACCCCGACCTCTACTGGGCGTTACGTGGGGGCGGGAGTAACTTTGGAATTGTCACCAAGTTCAA CAATGCCAACATCTCTGCCAATGCGGCCTTCTTCAACTGGGGcgaccgcctcgtcgagacggaCCTCAAAAGTGGCGGCGTTCTCCTATGGGATGCCAATATCGACAGCTCACCCACTGGCACTGCGATTATGACACATTCGGACACgttcgccgacgacgcacATCCAAAGGCTCTTGATGGGTTCTACGAGGTCGGTCCGAGCAACATTTCGGCAGGTAACGCATACCACGATGAGATCGCTGACGGGCTGGTCTTTCCCGGGGGCGTCAACCGCAACTCCTTCTGGACGACTTCCTTCGAGCTCGACGGGGAGATGATGCAGACTGTCTTCGATATCTGGAACGAAGAGTCCAAGACGATTGCTTCCCTAGCAACCCAGCAGCTACATCTTCAGTTATTTACCCGCTCCCAGCTGAACTTCATGAAAACTAACGGCGGGAACCCAACCGGTTTGGCTGGCCAATCTCGACCGGTTGGCTTTGTCAACATTGTCGCCATGTgggagaaggccgaggacgatgagacGATCTATCGAGCACAGAAACGCATTGAGGACCAAATCAACGCCGCTTCCAAGGAGAGAGGACTTTACAATGCCTACAAGTACACAAACTACGCCAGCCAATTTCAGGACCCTTTCTCGGGCTACGGAAGTGCAAGCAAGGCGCGGTTGTTGCAGATTGCCAAGACCTACGACCCCGAGGGTGTCTTCCAAATGTTGGTCAGTGGAGGTTTCAAGCTCACTCGTGGTCCGCAGGGACTATAG